The sequence below is a genomic window from Synechococcus sp. PCC 7335.
CTCGTCCGAGCTGGGTAGAACACTTGAAGGACATCGAACCTTGTTTAATCCACGCTCATTTTGGTTTAGATGGTGTAATGGCAATGCCCCTAGCTAAACGACTTCGGGTTCCTTTGTTTGTGACTTTCCACGCGCATTATGCTACCAAGCAACCCGATGCCGATTTCAACCCCAGAGAACCTCTTTATAAGCAGCTTTATTTTAGCGATCCTATTCAATACACCTGGCATTTATATCTCCGTAAGCGGGCGCAATTGTTTGAATCTTCTAATTGCATAATCGCAATATCAAACTACATTCGCCAACGGCTCATTGAACAGGGATGTCCAGAAGAAAAAGTCAATGTTCATTATATTGGTGTGGATCTACAGCAATTCAATGCTGAAATTACTCGCGAAATTAAAGCTTCTAATACCCAGTTAGTTAATCATCAAACCACCATCTTATTTGTAGGGCGATTGGTGGAAAAGAAAGGATGTGAATACTTACTGAGATCAATGGCTCATGTACAGCAACTTATGCCGTATGTGAAATTGATCGTCATAGGGGACGGCGTATTGAGACAGCCCCTAGAAAACATGGCTTCTAAAACTCTTCGACACTGCCAATTTCTAGGACTGCAGTCTACAGAAATGGTCAAGAAATGGATGGCTCTATCAAGCGTTCTAGTGGTTCCAAGCGTTACTACTGAAACAGGAGAAACAGAGGGCTTGCCTATGGTTATTTTGGAAGCGATGGCGATGGGCTTGCCTGTAGTGGCTTCTTTTCATGCAGGTATTCCCGAGGCTATTTCTCATGGAGAGAATGGCTTTTTAGTACCAGAACGAAGTATTTCTGACTTGAGTCAGGCGATTCTTGATCTCTTGCGATACCCAAACATCAAGGAGCATTTTGCAAACAAAGGAATCGAAACCATTCAGGCCAATTATGATTTGCAGACGAATACTAAACACTTGGAAATGCTATACGACACGGCAGTAAACCAGTATCAGAGCAGTTATAAGTAATTATTGGTTAAACTCTGTGACGGGCTAAAGCCCAGGCTAAACTTTCATGGCGACTTACTCTAGTAAACAGCTATGCCACCATGTAGGATACGGCTTATCGGTAGTCCTAAACAAGTAAGGACGCATTGTAGTGATGGATGAAGTGCCAGATAGCACCAACGTGATTCTTCAACCTCTCAGAAAACGATAGGGACTTCCTCATCAGCCTCGAAACCCTCTGGCTAAGACTCTTAAAGTTTACTAGCATATTCGAGCCAATTTGTTGTATACCTCCCAAATTGTCTTTCTAGTTTATTGATTTGGTCGAAATACATTTTAGCTAGGTACATAGCAAGATGATGAGGTATTTCTCCATCGTATCTTTGTTGTCGGGAATTCACTTTATCCCTGATAATGCTATTAGAACAGTCAGGCAGTATTCTAATATCTAGAAAGTTACATATACGACTAATTAAAACATCCGGAGCTTCACTAATTTCCTCAAAAAAACAGATTAAGAACTGCTTGTCAGGATAATGAAATTTCCAGTTCTCAAGTGTGCGTAAATAGTTACCTCTTAAACGCGATCCTCGGCTTTCAAACTCAACAATGAATTCTTCATCTGAAATATCATTTAATTTTTCTGACTGAGTCTTTCTGATATCTTTCAGAGCATGAGACCAAGCTCTTTGAATGGGATTTCGCATCAAAAAGATTATTTTTAAGTCTGGGATGGTTTGGTGAATATAACCAACCGATTCTTTCTCCAGTGTAGAATATGATGGTGTTATTTCTCCTGCCAGCTTTTGGTGACCCAATTCGAAAGCAGATGAGTATAGTACATCAGAGTTATAAGTTAGATATTCAGTTGTGTATTGAAAAGTTTTAATTAAATTTAGCTGAAGA
It includes:
- a CDS encoding glycosyltransferase, whose product is MLFDPASNPSDLDGSNGFVVNGSNAVDYSGRSVSGAEDINGDGIIEMPKRTILIYRDQLLPYSETFIPAQAENYTRYQSFYAGSSRLSNIDTMLPVERCITLEQEKGLKKFWKGAYWFFNFPRPSWVEHLKDIEPCLIHAHFGLDGVMAMPLAKRLRVPLFVTFHAHYATKQPDADFNPREPLYKQLYFSDPIQYTWHLYLRKRAQLFESSNCIIAISNYIRQRLIEQGCPEEKVNVHYIGVDLQQFNAEITREIKASNTQLVNHQTTILFVGRLVEKKGCEYLLRSMAHVQQLMPYVKLIVIGDGVLRQPLENMASKTLRHCQFLGLQSTEMVKKWMALSSVLVVPSVTTETGETEGLPMVILEAMAMGLPVVASFHAGIPEAISHGENGFLVPERSISDLSQAILDLLRYPNIKEHFANKGIETIQANYDLQTNTKHLEMLYDTAVNQYQSSYK
- a CDS encoding sulfotransferase — translated: MSPSQEKFIMLPNFLGIGTQRSGSTWLYENLKKHPDLYFPPFQKELHYFDARESTLSKSLLQRLFLLQDTRPSWLKSANGWRDKIFKEKVRESVLQLNLIKTFQYTTEYLTYNSDVLYSSAFELGHQKLAGEITPSYSTLEKESVGYIHQTIPDLKIIFLMRNPIQRAWSHALKDIRKTQSEKLNDISDEEFIVEFESRGSRLRGNYLRTLENWKFHYPDKQFLICFFEEISEAPDVLISRICNFLDIRILPDCSNSIIRDKVNSRQQRYDGEIPHHLAMYLAKMYFDQINKLERQFGRYTTNWLEYASKL